A region from the Hypericibacter adhaerens genome encodes:
- a CDS encoding CDP-alcohol phosphatidyltransferase family protein: MSALLPNLITLGRLLAVPLAVWLMLTDRYTAAFWLFITAGVSDAIDGFLARRLKAQSEIGAYLDPLADKCLLVSSYVTLGHQGHLDSWLVILVVFRDLLIIGGALLYQTLTHSLTMQPLFISKLNTVLQIALIGVVLAKLGLGIGGSDLVQWLGYAVAASTLASGGAYVAIWGRRVLGPRDGRGDRR, from the coding sequence TTGTCCGCGCTCCTCCCCAATCTGATCACGCTCGGACGCCTGCTGGCGGTGCCTCTGGCCGTCTGGCTCATGCTGACCGATCGCTATACGGCGGCCTTCTGGCTGTTCATCACCGCCGGGGTCTCCGACGCGATCGACGGCTTTCTCGCGCGCCGCCTCAAGGCGCAGAGCGAGATCGGCGCCTATCTCGATCCCCTGGCCGACAAATGCCTGCTGGTCAGTTCCTACGTGACCCTCGGCCATCAGGGACATCTCGACAGCTGGCTCGTGATCCTGGTGGTGTTCCGCGATCTGCTCATCATCGGCGGCGCCCTTCTGTACCAGACCCTGACGCATTCCCTGACGATGCAGCCGCTGTTCATCAGCAAGCTCAACACCGTCCTGCAGATCGCGCTGATCGGCGTCGTGCTGGCGAAGCTGGGGCTCGGGATCGGCGGCAGCGATCTGGTGCAGTGGCTGGGCTACGCGGTGGCGGCCAGCACGCTGGCCTCGGGCGGCGCCTATGTCGCGATCTGGGGCCGGCGCGTGCTGGGCCCCCGGGACGGCAGGGGAGACCGCCGATGA
- a CDS encoding DUF2066 domain-containing protein: MALVFLLGIPGLAWAQGVGPSSYTVGGVDVDVTADSAAAARDAAIVLGQRIAFDKLIALLVDPQSAGSVPRLSDAQLSDLVSDFEVESERASSVRYIGKLSYRFRGDSVRALLEQNGVRYAVMPTSPILVVPVLEADGQTLLWDPQNAWLSAWAADGGSNTLVPLKIPSGDELDAGMIDAAAAEAGDTAKLGTLAQRHGASQSLVVVAKLSADAATDTRRLDITGSRYGLSGLVGSFTDQVSVTGSALDQLYAAGVEKAETLLQDALRQENLVVSGVEQRLSVTVPIDSYAAWIDIRKRLAGVPILKRAEIRNLTTKSAALDLVYVGDETQLQTALGERRLTLASNGDQRLLVSTSAGSGTGSGAGSTSGAGSSTTP, encoded by the coding sequence GTGGCGCTCGTCTTCCTCCTGGGCATTCCCGGCCTGGCCTGGGCCCAGGGCGTGGGCCCCAGCTCCTACACGGTGGGCGGCGTCGATGTCGATGTCACGGCCGACAGCGCCGCCGCGGCGCGCGACGCGGCGATCGTGCTGGGCCAGCGGATCGCCTTCGACAAGCTGATCGCGCTGCTGGTCGATCCGCAGTCGGCGGGATCGGTGCCGCGGCTGAGCGACGCCCAGCTCTCCGATCTCGTCAGCGATTTCGAGGTCGAATCCGAGCGCGCCTCGTCCGTCCGCTATATCGGCAAGCTGAGCTATCGGTTCCGGGGCGATTCGGTCCGGGCGCTGCTCGAGCAGAACGGCGTGCGCTATGCGGTGATGCCGACCTCGCCGATCCTGGTCGTGCCCGTGCTCGAGGCGGACGGGCAGACCCTGCTCTGGGATCCGCAGAACGCCTGGCTCAGCGCCTGGGCGGCCGATGGCGGCAGCAACACCCTGGTGCCGCTGAAGATCCCCTCCGGCGACGAGCTCGATGCGGGGATGATCGATGCGGCCGCCGCCGAAGCCGGCGACACGGCGAAGCTCGGCACGCTTGCACAGCGCCATGGCGCCAGCCAGTCGCTGGTGGTGGTCGCGAAACTCTCGGCAGATGCCGCGACCGACACCCGCCGCCTCGATATCACGGGATCGCGCTATGGCCTGTCGGGCCTGGTGGGCAGCTTCACCGACCAGGTGAGCGTGACGGGCTCGGCGCTCGATCAGCTCTATGCGGCCGGCGTCGAGAAGGCGGAGACGCTGCTGCAGGATGCGCTGCGCCAGGAGAACCTGGTCGTGTCGGGCGTGGAGCAGCGCCTTTCCGTGACCGTTCCGATCGACAGCTATGCCGCCTGGATCGACATTCGCAAGCGCCTCGCCGGCGTGCCCATCCTCAAGCGCGCGGAGATCCGCAACCTGACGACGAAGTCGGCGGCACTCGACCTGGTCTATGTCGGCGACGAGACGCAGCTCCAGACGGCCCTGGGCGAGCGCCGCCTGACGCTCGCCAGCAACGGCGATCAGCGCCTGCTGGTCTCGACGTCGGCGGGTTCTGGTACAGGCTCGGGGGCCGGGTCCACGTCCGGCGCCGGCAGCTCGACGACGCCCTGA
- the purM gene encoding phosphoribosylformylglycinamidine cyclo-ligase, producing the protein MVPAPFVPVPFWKRRPVYSLVDAEDAINSPNQPENGPATTYRDAGVDIDAGNALVDAIKPLAKSTARAGSDAGLGGFGAFFDLRAAGFKDPILVATTDGVGTKLKIAIATGRHERIGIDLVAMCVNDLVVQGAEPLLFLDYYAMGKLEVAAGRSIIAGIAEGCRIAGCALVGGETAEMPGMYAHGDYDLAGFAVGAVERGQQLTGDNVAAGDVVLGLASSGVHSNGYSLVRRIVERSGLRYDEKAPFAPDRDLATALLEPTRIYVKSSLPAIRAGHIKALAHITGGGLIENPPRVVPGSLAVEIDAARWPLPPVFGWLMRQGNVAAEEMARTFNCGIGMVVVADPARADAAAAALTAAGETVHRIGRIVERRAGEPGARVLNMDRAWRR; encoded by the coding sequence ATGGTTCCCGCGCCGTTCGTTCCCGTGCCGTTCTGGAAACGGCGACCGGTTTATAGCTTAGTCGATGCGGAGGACGCCATAAACAGCCCGAATCAGCCCGAGAACGGCCCGGCCACGACCTATCGCGATGCGGGTGTGGATATCGATGCCGGCAACGCCCTGGTCGACGCGATCAAGCCGCTGGCCAAATCGACCGCGCGCGCCGGCAGCGATGCGGGCCTCGGCGGCTTCGGCGCCTTCTTCGATCTGCGGGCGGCCGGCTTCAAGGACCCGATCCTGGTCGCCACCACCGACGGCGTCGGCACCAAGCTCAAGATCGCCATCGCGACCGGCCGGCATGAGCGCATCGGCATCGACCTCGTGGCCATGTGCGTCAACGACCTGGTCGTGCAGGGTGCCGAGCCGCTGCTGTTCCTCGACTACTACGCGATGGGCAAGCTCGAGGTTGCCGCCGGGCGCAGCATCATCGCCGGCATCGCCGAAGGCTGCCGCATCGCCGGCTGCGCGCTGGTCGGCGGAGAGACGGCCGAGATGCCGGGCATGTATGCCCATGGCGACTACGATCTCGCGGGCTTCGCGGTCGGCGCCGTGGAGCGCGGCCAGCAGCTGACGGGCGACAATGTCGCGGCCGGGGACGTGGTGCTCGGGCTCGCTTCGAGCGGCGTCCATTCGAACGGCTATTCGCTGGTGCGCCGCATCGTCGAGCGCAGCGGCCTGCGCTACGACGAGAAGGCGCCGTTCGCGCCGGACCGCGACCTCGCCACGGCGCTGCTCGAGCCAACCCGCATCTATGTGAAGAGCAGCCTGCCGGCGATCCGCGCCGGTCATATCAAGGCGCTCGCCCATATCACCGGCGGCGGGCTGATCGAGAATCCCCCGCGCGTCGTGCCCGGCTCTCTCGCCGTCGAGATCGATGCCGCGCGCTGGCCGCTGCCGCCGGTCTTCGGCTGGCTGATGCGCCAGGGCAATGTCGCGGCCGAGGAGATGGCGCGGACCTTCAATTGCGGCATCGGCATGGTCGTGGTCGCGGATCCGGCGCGGGCCGACGCGGCGGCGGCGGCGCTCACGGCCGCCGGCGAGACGGTTCACCGCATCGGACGGATCGTCGAGCGCCGTGCCGGCGAGCCGGGCGCCCGCGTCCTCAACATGGACCGCGCATGGCGCCGCTGA
- the purN gene encoding phosphoribosylglycinamide formyltransferase codes for MAPLKVGVLISGRGSNLQALIEACRDPATNARIVLVLSNKADAGGLKRAAEAGIPTAVVDHKAYGDRAGFDAELDRRLKGAGVGLVCLAGFMRILTDGFIAAWRDRMINIHPSLLPAYRGLDTHARALADGVKLAGCTVHYVRPELDTGPIIVQAAVPVAAGDTPDSLAARVLAAEHRAYPLALRLIATGRARVKGETVRLQGEILPETFIMNPQAG; via the coding sequence ATGGCGCCGCTGAAGGTCGGCGTCCTCATCTCCGGACGCGGCAGCAACCTGCAGGCGCTGATCGAGGCCTGCCGCGATCCCGCCACCAACGCCCGCATCGTGCTGGTGCTGTCGAACAAGGCCGATGCCGGCGGGCTCAAGCGCGCGGCGGAGGCCGGCATTCCCACCGCCGTCGTCGACCACAAGGCCTATGGCGACCGCGCCGGCTTCGATGCGGAGCTCGATCGCCGGCTCAAGGGCGCCGGCGTCGGGCTGGTCTGTCTCGCCGGCTTCATGCGGATCCTGACGGACGGCTTCATCGCCGCCTGGCGCGACCGCATGATCAACATCCATCCCTCGCTGCTGCCGGCCTATCGCGGCCTCGACACCCATGCCCGGGCTTTGGCCGACGGCGTGAAGCTCGCCGGCTGCACGGTGCATTATGTGCGCCCGGAGCTCGATACCGGTCCCATCATCGTCCAGGCCGCCGTTCCGGTCGCCGCCGGCGACACGCCCGACAGCCTGGCCGCGCGCGTGCTCGCGGCCGAGCACCGTGCCTATCCGTTGGCGCTGCGCCTGATCGCCACCGGCAGGGCGCGGGTCAAGGGCGAGACGGTGAGGCTCCAGGGCGAGATCCTTCCTGAAACCTTCATCATGAATCCCCAGGCTGGATGA
- a CDS encoding aa3-type cytochrome c oxidase subunit IV yields the protein MAQDDQLLLDHQQAYKGFVKFATVGSVLIALLLAVMGLTLL from the coding sequence ATGGCTCAAGACGATCAGCTGCTCCTGGATCACCAGCAAGCCTATAAGGGCTTCGTCAAGTTCGCGACCGTCGGCAGCGTGCTGATCGCGCTGCTGCTGGCCGTCATGGGGCTGACGCTGCTCTAG
- the ndk gene encoding nucleoside-diphosphate kinase translates to MATERTFSIIKPDATRRNLTGKINAKFEEAGLRIVAQKRIRLSRAQAEGFYAVHKSRPFFNDLCSFMTSGPVVVQVLEGENAIARNREIMGATNPANAAPGTIRKEFAESIEANSVHGSDAPETAREEIAYFFSGIEIVG, encoded by the coding sequence ATGGCCACCGAACGCACCTTCTCGATCATCAAGCCGGACGCCACGCGCCGCAACCTGACGGGCAAGATCAACGCCAAGTTCGAGGAGGCGGGCCTGCGCATCGTCGCGCAGAAGCGCATCCGCCTGTCGCGCGCCCAGGCCGAGGGGTTCTACGCGGTCCACAAGAGCCGGCCCTTCTTCAACGATCTCTGCAGCTTCATGACGAGCGGCCCGGTGGTGGTCCAGGTGCTGGAAGGCGAGAACGCGATCGCGCGCAACCGCGAGATCATGGGCGCCACCAACCCGGCCAATGCCGCGCCCGGCACGATCCGCAAGGAGTTCGCGGAATCGATCGAGGCCAACTCGGTCCATGGCTCCGACGCGCCCGAGACGGCGCGGGAAGAGATCGCCTATTTCTTCAGCGGGATCGAGATCGTCGGCTGA
- a CDS encoding ABC-F family ATP-binding cassette domain-containing protein produces the protein MLQIRDLTYRIAGRPLLEGASLSLPAGHRAGLVGPNGCGKSTLLKLITGDLHSDAGDISLPSAWRIGRLAQEAPDGPESLLETVLAADQERASLLAEAEHASDPHRIAEIHERLAMIEAHSAPARAASILAGLGFDNDAQARPCTDFSGGWRMRVALAALLFSEPDLLLLDEPTNHLDLEASLWLEQYLADYPRTILIVSHDRDLLNKAVDHIVHLENRKLVLYSGGYDRFEHTRAERLDHQAAMRNKQLAQRKHMQAFIDRFRYKASKARQAQSRLKALERMEPIAAVTEAHTEVFEFPAPEALPSPLVSLDGVEAGYEPGRPVLKRLDLRIDQDDRVALLGANGNGKSTFAKLIAGRLKPMAGEIRRSAKLKIGYFAQHQTEELAVEATPLQLMEQMAPQLNEPKRRSHLARFGLGQQRVTTPVGSLSGGEKARLLFALVTREAPHILILDEPTNHLDVDARQALVQALNDYEGAVLLISHDPHLIELVADRLWLVANGRCKPFDGSLDDYRQHLLAERRSRKRDMAGSVDRNDSEARAQRRRDGAVARVAKGPLRKAADTAEKRMAELARHKSKLEQVLANPKLYQQDRPRALELQRELGELNKDIAAAEEAWLEASSALEAAESADD, from the coding sequence ATGCTGCAGATCCGCGACCTCACCTATCGGATTGCCGGGCGTCCGCTGCTCGAAGGCGCCAGCCTCTCCCTGCCCGCCGGGCACCGGGCCGGGCTGGTGGGCCCCAATGGCTGCGGCAAATCCACGCTGCTGAAGCTGATCACGGGCGATCTCCATTCGGACGCGGGCGACATCTCGCTCCCTTCCGCCTGGCGCATCGGCCGGCTGGCGCAGGAGGCGCCCGACGGGCCGGAAAGCCTGCTGGAGACGGTGCTGGCCGCCGACCAGGAACGGGCGAGCCTGCTGGCGGAGGCCGAGCATGCCAGCGATCCGCATCGGATCGCCGAAATCCATGAACGCCTGGCGATGATCGAGGCGCATTCGGCGCCGGCGCGCGCGGCCTCGATCCTGGCGGGCCTGGGGTTCGACAACGACGCCCAGGCGCGGCCCTGCACCGATTTCTCGGGCGGCTGGCGCATGCGCGTGGCGCTGGCGGCCCTGCTCTTCTCCGAGCCCGACCTGCTGCTGCTCGACGAACCCACCAACCATCTCGACCTCGAGGCCAGCCTGTGGCTGGAGCAGTATCTGGCCGACTATCCGCGCACGATCCTGATCGTCAGCCACGACCGCGACCTCCTGAACAAGGCGGTCGACCACATCGTCCATCTCGAGAACCGCAAGCTCGTGCTCTACAGCGGCGGCTACGACCGCTTCGAGCACACCCGCGCGGAACGGCTCGATCATCAGGCGGCGATGCGCAACAAGCAGCTGGCGCAGCGCAAGCATATGCAGGCCTTCATCGACCGCTTCCGCTACAAGGCGAGCAAGGCGCGCCAGGCGCAGTCGCGCCTCAAGGCCTTGGAGCGGATGGAGCCGATCGCCGCCGTCACCGAGGCCCATACCGAGGTCTTCGAGTTCCCGGCGCCCGAGGCGCTGCCCTCGCCGCTGGTCTCGCTCGACGGCGTGGAAGCCGGCTACGAGCCCGGCCGGCCGGTCCTCAAGCGCCTCGACCTGCGCATCGATCAGGACGACCGCGTGGCGCTGCTCGGCGCCAACGGCAACGGCAAATCGACCTTCGCCAAGCTGATCGCGGGACGCCTGAAGCCGATGGCCGGCGAGATCCGCCGCTCGGCCAAGCTCAAGATCGGCTATTTCGCGCAGCACCAGACCGAGGAGCTGGCGGTCGAGGCGACGCCGCTGCAGCTCATGGAACAGATGGCGCCGCAGCTCAACGAGCCCAAGCGCCGCTCGCACCTGGCGCGCTTCGGCCTCGGCCAGCAGCGCGTGACGACGCCCGTGGGTTCGCTCTCAGGCGGCGAGAAGGCGCGCCTGCTCTTCGCGCTGGTCACCCGCGAGGCGCCGCATATCCTGATCCTCGACGAGCCCACCAACCATCTCGACGTCGATGCGCGCCAGGCGCTGGTCCAGGCGCTCAACGATTACGAGGGCGCCGTGCTGCTGATCAGCCACGACCCGCATCTGATCGAGCTGGTGGCCGATCGGCTCTGGCTGGTGGCCAACGGCCGCTGCAAGCCTTTCGACGGCTCGCTCGACGACTACCGGCAGCATCTGCTGGCCGAACGCCGGTCGCGCAAGCGGGACATGGCCGGGTCGGTGGACCGCAACGATTCGGAAGCGCGGGCCCAGCGCCGGCGCGACGGTGCCGTGGCGCGCGTGGCCAAGGGACCGCTGCGCAAGGCCGCCGACACGGCGGAGAAGAGGATGGCGGAGCTCGCCCGGCACAAATCGAAGCTGGAACAGGTGTTGGCGAATCCGAAGCTCTACCAGCAGGACCGGCCCCGCGCCCTCGAGCTGCAGCGCGAGCTGGGCGAGCTCAACAAGGATATCGCCGCCGCCGAGGAAGCCTGGCTCGAAGCCAGCAGCGCGCTCGAGGCCGCGGAGAGCGCGGACGATTGA
- a CDS encoding FkbM family methyltransferase: MSMDEAMELPDGPALRPGAPDNPYRLKQCRHGTMLYNINDRFVGEALHRYGEYAEIELQVLLQLVRPGDTVIEAGANIGSHTVPLARAVQPNGALLAFEPQRLTYQILCANVALNGLWNVYTRHAAAGRAPGQVAVPLLDPRAVQNFGSLSLVGSDKGEPVPIETIDGFSLASCRMIKADVQGMEADVLAGAEATIKRCRPILYVENEHREASAALIRQIQNYGYRLWGHLPPLFNPSNKAGDEENLYPGVAAYNMLCVPQEVTVKVDLKEIRHPEDWVAPVVR, translated from the coding sequence ATGAGCATGGACGAGGCCATGGAGCTGCCCGACGGCCCGGCGCTGAGGCCGGGCGCGCCCGACAACCCCTACCGCCTCAAGCAGTGCCGGCACGGCACCATGCTCTACAACATCAACGACCGCTTCGTCGGCGAGGCGCTGCATCGCTACGGCGAATATGCGGAGATCGAGCTCCAGGTGCTGCTGCAGCTCGTCCGGCCGGGCGACACCGTCATCGAGGCGGGCGCCAATATCGGCAGCCACACGGTTCCTCTCGCCCGGGCCGTGCAGCCGAACGGCGCGCTCCTGGCTTTCGAGCCGCAGCGCCTGACCTACCAGATCCTCTGCGCCAATGTCGCGCTGAACGGCCTGTGGAACGTCTACACGCGCCACGCGGCCGCCGGGCGGGCGCCGGGGCAGGTCGCGGTGCCGCTCCTGGATCCGCGGGCGGTGCAGAATTTCGGCAGCCTGTCCCTGGTCGGCAGCGACAAGGGCGAGCCGGTGCCGATCGAGACCATCGACGGTTTCTCGCTGGCGAGCTGCCGCATGATCAAGGCGGACGTCCAGGGGATGGAGGCGGATGTCCTGGCCGGGGCCGAGGCGACGATCAAGCGCTGCCGCCCGATCCTCTATGTCGAGAACGAGCACCGGGAGGCGTCGGCCGCCCTCATCCGCCAGATCCAGAACTACGGCTACCGGCTCTGGGGCCATCTTCCGCCGCTGTTCAATCCGTCCAACAAGGCCGGCGACGAGGAGAATCTCTATCCGGGTGTCGCCGCCTACAACATGCTCTGCGTGCCGCAGGAGGTCACCGTCAAGGTCGACCTCAAGGAGATCCGGCATCCGGAAGACTGGGTCGCGCCTGTCGTGCGCTGA
- a CDS encoding DNA polymerase III subunit chi: protein MTEVRFYHLQRTSLEAALPKLLERTLARGQRAVVMAGSSERVEALTAHLWTYDANSFLPHGSKRDGHPDRQPVWLTDQDENPNAAAVLFLTDGAQSGAMSGFELCVEMLDGQDEAAVAAGRQRWAAYKEAGHSLVYYQQDENGRWQEKARG, encoded by the coding sequence TTGACCGAGGTTCGGTTCTATCACCTGCAGCGTACCAGCCTCGAGGCGGCCTTGCCCAAGCTGCTCGAGCGCACGCTGGCGCGCGGGCAGCGCGCGGTGGTGATGGCCGGCTCGAGCGAGCGGGTCGAGGCGCTGACGGCGCATCTCTGGACCTATGATGCCAACAGCTTCCTGCCTCATGGCAGCAAGCGGGACGGCCATCCCGACCGGCAGCCCGTCTGGCTGACGGACCAGGACGAGAACCCCAATGCCGCCGCGGTGCTGTTCCTGACCGACGGGGCGCAGTCGGGCGCGATGTCGGGTTTCGAGCTCTGCGTCGAGATGCTGGATGGGCAGGACGAGGCCGCGGTCGCGGCCGGCCGGCAGCGCTGGGCCGCCTACAAGGAGGCGGGGCACAGCCTCGTCTATTATCAGCAGGACGAGAACGGCCGCTGGCAGGAGAAGGCGAGGGGATGA
- a CDS encoding leucyl aminopeptidase translates to MKIHFAKFELPDSGALAVGALDERKLQASATAVDKAAKGALGRALAVSRFKGRADDLLQVLAPGELALSRVLLFGLGQPNMVDVLAAQAIGGRLIAHVNATGDSALAIAVDAIPGAPLSPAEMAAQIAFGARLRSYRFDKYRTKEKPEQKPSLKKLTLLVEDPGAAKKLFEPLERLAEGVAFTRDLVSEPANIIYPESLAEQTKTLEDLGVKVEILGEKEMKKLGMGALLGVGQGSARESQLVVMQWKGLPDSRKKPPVAFVGKGVTFDTGGISIKPAAGMEEMKWDMAGAGAVIGLMKALAGRKAKVNAVGVVGLVENMPSGTAQRPGDVVKSMSGQTIEVINTDAEGRLVLADAIWYTQDRFKPQFVVNLATLTGAIMIALGQIHAGLFSNNDQLAERLLAAGRASGEPLWRMPLGEGYDKIINSDIADMKNVGNRYGGSITAAQFIQRFVNGVPWAHLDIAGMAWSDKDAPTVPKGATGYGVRLLERFVADHYEER, encoded by the coding sequence ATGAAGATTCACTTTGCCAAGTTCGAGTTGCCGGATTCCGGCGCTCTCGCCGTCGGCGCCCTCGACGAGCGCAAGCTCCAGGCGAGCGCCACCGCCGTCGACAAGGCGGCCAAGGGCGCGCTGGGCCGGGCGCTCGCCGTGAGCCGTTTCAAGGGTCGCGCCGACGATCTGCTCCAGGTGCTGGCGCCGGGCGAGCTGGCGCTGTCGCGCGTGCTGCTGTTCGGCCTCGGTCAGCCCAACATGGTCGATGTGCTGGCGGCCCAGGCGATCGGCGGCCGGCTGATCGCCCATGTCAACGCCACCGGCGACAGCGCGCTGGCGATCGCGGTCGACGCGATCCCCGGGGCGCCGCTTTCGCCGGCCGAGATGGCGGCGCAGATCGCCTTCGGCGCCCGGCTCAGGAGCTACCGGTTCGACAAATACCGGACCAAGGAGAAGCCCGAGCAGAAGCCGAGCCTGAAGAAGCTTACGCTGCTGGTCGAGGACCCGGGTGCCGCCAAGAAGCTGTTCGAGCCGCTCGAGCGCCTGGCGGAGGGCGTCGCCTTCACCCGCGATCTGGTGTCCGAGCCCGCCAACATCATCTATCCCGAAAGCCTGGCCGAGCAGACCAAGACGCTCGAGGATCTGGGCGTGAAGGTCGAGATCCTGGGCGAGAAGGAGATGAAGAAGCTCGGCATGGGTGCCCTGCTGGGCGTCGGGCAGGGCAGCGCCCGCGAGTCGCAGCTCGTGGTGATGCAGTGGAAGGGGCTGCCGGACAGCCGCAAGAAGCCACCGGTCGCCTTCGTCGGCAAGGGCGTCACCTTCGATACCGGCGGCATCTCGATCAAGCCGGCCGCCGGCATGGAGGAGATGAAATGGGACATGGCCGGCGCCGGGGCGGTGATCGGCCTGATGAAGGCGCTGGCGGGACGCAAGGCCAAGGTCAATGCCGTGGGCGTGGTCGGCCTCGTCGAGAACATGCCCTCGGGCACCGCGCAGCGTCCCGGCGACGTGGTCAAGTCGATGTCCGGCCAGACCATCGAGGTGATCAACACCGACGCCGAGGGCCGGCTCGTCCTGGCCGACGCGATCTGGTACACGCAAGATCGCTTCAAGCCGCAGTTCGTCGTCAACCTGGCGACGCTGACCGGCGCCATCATGATCGCGCTCGGGCAGATCCATGCCGGGCTGTTCTCGAACAACGATCAGCTGGCCGAACGGCTGCTGGCGGCGGGCCGGGCCAGCGGCGAGCCCCTGTGGCGCATGCCGCTGGGCGAGGGCTACGACAAGATCATCAATTCGGACATCGCCGACATGAAGAATGTCGGCAACCGCTATGGCGGCTCGATCACTGCGGCGCAGTTCATCCAGCGCTTCGTCAACGGCGTGCCCTGGGCGCATCTCGACATCGCCGGCATGGCCTGGTCCGACAAGGACGCGCCGACCGTGCCGAAGGGGGCGACGGGCTACGGCGTGCGCCTGCTGGAGCGGTTCGTCGCGGACCATTACGAGGAGCGTTGA
- a CDS encoding LptF/LptG family permease — protein MTGVSIYIGRQIALLLTVITLGLTFVIWLTQTVRFLDLIINRGLPLTTAVYLLSLLVPELLIILLPAALFIATLFVYWRLGVDSELVVLRSAGMSPWQIARPALAAALLVMLMGYWLCLSLAPHANRAFGALTTELRNDLSQILIQAGVFTEATPGLTVYTRARTADGELAGVVVFDQRPGQPPTIYTAARGVVTGGQEGPMILLEDGTLQQRASQKEAPSILSFESTLVQLSTGNGGGYVAQPRMKWLTIGELLNPADNLDEATRARFRTEANWRLSQPLFALAFVTVALVSLLIGGVGRRAQLWRGVLAVIAVCAMQIAAYIILGFAIRMPRLWPLFYAVPMAMILPALVSLRMPGLWSPRAVRSGMIRLRPILPRSVRP, from the coding sequence ATGACGGGTGTCAGCATCTATATCGGCAGGCAGATCGCGCTGCTCCTGACCGTGATCACCCTCGGCCTGACCTTCGTGATCTGGCTGACCCAGACGGTGCGGTTCCTCGACCTGATCATCAATCGGGGCCTGCCGCTGACGACCGCGGTCTATCTGCTGAGCCTGCTCGTGCCGGAGCTGCTGATCATTCTCCTGCCGGCCGCACTCTTCATCGCGACCTTATTCGTCTATTGGCGGCTGGGCGTGGACAGCGAGCTCGTGGTGCTTCGCAGCGCCGGCATGAGCCCCTGGCAGATCGCGCGGCCGGCCCTCGCGGCGGCCCTGCTCGTGATGCTGATGGGCTATTGGCTGTGCCTGTCGCTGGCGCCGCATGCGAACCGGGCGTTCGGCGCCCTGACGACCGAGCTGCGCAACGATCTTTCCCAGATCCTGATCCAGGCCGGCGTCTTCACCGAAGCCACGCCGGGCCTTACCGTTTATACACGTGCGCGCACCGCGGACGGGGAGCTCGCCGGCGTCGTCGTCTTCGACCAGCGCCCCGGCCAGCCGCCGACGATCTACACGGCCGCCCGGGGCGTCGTGACCGGCGGGCAGGAGGGGCCCATGATCCTCCTGGAAGACGGCACCCTGCAGCAGCGCGCCTCGCAGAAGGAGGCGCCCTCGATCCTCTCGTTCGAGAGCACGCTCGTGCAGCTCAGCACGGGCAATGGCGGCGGGTATGTGGCCCAGCCCCGGATGAAATGGCTGACGATCGGCGAACTGCTGAACCCCGCCGACAATCTCGACGAGGCCACGCGGGCGCGCTTCCGGACCGAGGCGAACTGGCGCCTTTCGCAGCCGCTCTTCGCCCTCGCCTTCGTCACGGTGGCGCTCGTTTCGCTCCTGATCGGCGGGGTCGGCCGGCGCGCCCAGCTCTGGCGGGGCGTTCTCGCCGTCATCGCCGTCTGCGCCATGCAGATCGCCGCCTATATCATCCTCGGCTTTGCGATCCGGATGCCGCGGCTCTGGCCCCTCTTCTACGCGGTGCCGATGGCCATGATCCTGCCGGCGCTCGTGTCGCTGCGGATGCCCGGCCTATGGTCGCCCCGGGCCGTCAGAAGCGGCATGATCCGGCTGCGGCCGATCCTGCCCCGATCGGTGCGGCCATGA